One Rhodothermaceae bacterium genomic window carries:
- the glgA gene encoding glycogen synthase, translated as MVEPNKVKVTVLTNEYPPNIYGGAGVHVKYLVRELAKHHRVQVYAFGKQRRSSDALSVKGIADTGAPKGQDARFNKLFSTLHRNQVMAAAAEDTQIIHCHTWYSHWAGILVKQLTGGKLVLTTHSLEPHRPWKAEQLGRAYHMSSWIEKTAYQEADAVIAVSPQMKEDVVSLYGVSRRRVHVIPNGIDLEEYQPTFDETILRSYGVNPEIPYVLFVGRITRQKGIIHLLHAIAHLDPGTQIVLAAGAPDTPEIEAEMIQEVTKLKKSDEHHVVWIREMMPPSELIVLYSHAQVFACPSVYEPFGIINLEAMACETAVVATNVGGIPMVVVDGETGFLVELEGDGFAERLADSVNQLMRDPEQSRAMGLQGRARVEAKFSWEVVAKQTATLYKRLLTKRR; from the coding sequence ATGGTTGAGCCAAACAAAGTTAAAGTAACGGTTCTGACGAATGAATACCCACCTAATATTTATGGTGGCGCAGGAGTACATGTTAAGTATCTCGTCCGGGAATTAGCCAAGCATCATCGGGTGCAGGTCTATGCATTCGGGAAACAGAGGCGGAGTTCCGATGCTCTCAGCGTAAAGGGAATTGCAGATACAGGAGCGCCCAAGGGACAGGATGCCCGGTTCAACAAGCTCTTTAGTACTCTGCACCGCAACCAGGTGATGGCTGCTGCCGCCGAGGACACCCAGATTATTCATTGTCATACGTGGTATTCTCACTGGGCTGGTATTCTGGTTAAGCAGCTTACCGGAGGGAAGCTGGTGCTGACGACCCACAGTCTGGAGCCGCATCGGCCCTGGAAAGCAGAGCAATTGGGGCGTGCATACCACATGAGTTCCTGGATTGAGAAGACCGCATACCAGGAGGCGGATGCTGTGATCGCGGTGTCACCTCAAATGAAAGAAGACGTTGTGTCGCTCTATGGAGTCAGCCGCAGGAGAGTTCATGTGATCCCCAATGGAATTGACCTGGAGGAATATCAACCTACGTTTGACGAGACCATCTTGCGAAGCTATGGGGTAAACCCGGAAATCCCCTATGTCCTGTTTGTGGGGAGAATCACCCGACAAAAGGGAATCATTCACCTCCTGCATGCAATTGCTCATCTTGATCCAGGGACCCAGATCGTCTTGGCTGCCGGTGCTCCAGACACACCCGAAATTGAAGCGGAAATGATTCAGGAGGTTACTAAGCTCAAAAAGAGTGACGAGCACCATGTAGTCTGGATCCGTGAAATGATGCCCCCCTCCGAGTTGATTGTGCTCTACTCCCACGCCCAGGTCTTTGCGTGTCCATCGGTATATGAACCATTTGGAATTATTAATCTTGAGGCCATGGCGTGTGAAACAGCGGTCGTGGCAACCAACGTAGGCGGGATTCCTATGGTTGTGGTAGATGGAGAAACAGGGTTTTTGGTCGAACTTGAGGGGGATGGGTTTGCAGAGCGACTAGCAGACAGCGTCAATCAATTAATGCGGGATCCTGAGCAGAGCCGCGCTATGGGACTCCAGGGGCGTGCGCGTGTCGAGGCCAAATTCAGCTGGGAAGTAGTCGCGAAGCAGACTGCAACACTGTATAAGCGTCTACTGACAAAAAGACGATAG
- a CDS encoding ThuA domain-containing protein yields the protein MRTLLIVVLGLFLAGTGTAQTSSTPHIVFVTGDEEYRSEESMPMLARILKRDYGFEVSICYALNEEGFIDPNVLDNIEGLEQLEDADMMVLFTRFRALPDSQAHYILKFAESGKPMVGFRTTTHAFLYKDDAEREHLNNDWPTRVFGQQWITHHGHFDDGEAPLTRVEIAEQMQSHPILSGVTGFDAYSWLYHVDGGDWKLHGNSEVLLNGTALQSNHANAGRLDQFPLTNPVAWTKTYTGTSGIPAKVFFTTLGHPYDFKDESMRKLALNGILWALDHEIPDGGANAEPVLPYEPNNSGFGDKFKPNMRPAEL from the coding sequence ATGCGAACTCTGTTAATTGTAGTGCTCGGATTATTCCTCGCGGGAACCGGTACAGCACAGACGTCCTCAACACCTCACATCGTATTTGTAACCGGAGATGAGGAATACCGCTCGGAGGAATCCATGCCGATGCTGGCCAGAATATTAAAAAGGGATTATGGGTTTGAGGTCAGCATCTGTTATGCGTTGAATGAGGAGGGTTTCATTGATCCGAATGTATTGGATAATATTGAAGGGTTAGAGCAGCTTGAGGATGCGGACATGATGGTTCTCTTCACCCGATTTCGTGCACTTCCCGACTCGCAGGCACATTATATCCTGAAGTTTGCCGAATCCGGGAAGCCGATGGTTGGGTTTCGCACAACTACGCACGCATTCCTGTACAAGGATGACGCAGAAAGAGAGCATTTGAACAACGACTGGCCCACGCGTGTCTTCGGTCAGCAGTGGATCACTCACCATGGCCATTTTGATGATGGTGAAGCTCCGTTGACCCGTGTAGAGATTGCAGAACAGATGCAATCGCATCCGATTCTCAGTGGAGTGACCGGATTTGATGCTTATTCCTGGCTTTACCACGTAGATGGTGGAGATTGGAAGCTTCATGGAAACAGCGAGGTTCTTCTTAATGGCACAGCATTGCAATCAAATCACGCCAATGCGGGGCGTTTGGACCAGTTTCCCCTTACGAATCCGGTAGCATGGACCAAGACATACACGGGAACAAGTGGAATCCCTGCAAAAGTATTCTTCACTACACTTGGACACCCGTATGATTTCAAGGACGAGTCCATGCGTAAGCTAGCCTTGAATGGCATCCTGTGGGCGTTGGACCATGAGATTCCTGACGGCGGAGCGAATGCAGAACCGGTTCTGCCCTATGAACCAAACAACTCCGGGTTTGGGGACAAATTCAAACCCAACATGCGACCGGCGGAGCTGTAG
- a CDS encoding sulfatase-like hydrolase/transferase, whose translation MYNMDVKIGVDDRILDPNHSQAYATMYRLIPVLLLIAACNTPQRAPINVLLLYTDDQRYNTIGALGNEEIRTPNMDALVQQGIAFTHAHTMGGQHGALCAPSRAMLMTGRPLFRLDGTGDHIPPEHVMLPEVAAEAGYVTFGTGKWHNDRGSFARAFQTGDNIFMGGMHWPNVGGHEAPQLHEFDSTGTYPNTARRNVEGYSSTLYADAAIDFLAEASAMDQPFFAYVSFTSPHDPRTPPEPFASWYHPDSISLPPNYLPEHPFDNGELKVRDEMLREHPRTEMIAREELALYYGMISELDAQIGRIIDALEENGQLENTLIVMAGDNGLAVGSHGLLGKQNLYEHSMRVPLIIAGPGIPANEQRSQLVYVFDIFPTIAEYLSLPLPPTVEGESLRPIIEDSQLPGRQAAFYAYRDLQRGVRTADGWKHIQYQVDGVHTEQLFDLNTDPYETENLTADSTHGSKLSEIRELLKQESARWSDPLDLTVPNW comes from the coding sequence ATGTACAATATGGATGTTAAGATAGGAGTAGATGACCGTATATTAGATCCAAACCATTCGCAGGCGTATGCAACCATGTACAGATTGATCCCTGTCTTACTTCTAATTGCCGCGTGTAACACTCCACAAAGGGCGCCAATCAACGTGCTGTTGTTGTACACGGATGACCAGAGATATAATACCATTGGCGCCTTGGGAAATGAGGAAATTAGAACGCCCAATATGGACGCACTCGTTCAGCAGGGCATCGCCTTCACTCATGCCCATACCATGGGAGGCCAACACGGTGCGCTCTGCGCTCCCAGCCGAGCAATGCTCATGACAGGGCGACCACTCTTTCGACTAGATGGCACGGGAGATCATATTCCACCAGAGCACGTCATGTTGCCGGAGGTGGCAGCTGAGGCAGGATACGTGACGTTTGGTACCGGGAAATGGCATAACGACCGCGGCTCTTTTGCACGGGCGTTCCAAACAGGAGACAATATTTTCATGGGGGGTATGCATTGGCCAAATGTAGGCGGGCACGAAGCACCCCAGTTACATGAATTTGATTCTACAGGTACGTACCCCAATACGGCCCGCCGTAACGTCGAAGGATACTCAAGCACACTCTACGCGGATGCAGCGATTGACTTTTTGGCGGAAGCCAGCGCAATGGACCAGCCGTTTTTTGCTTACGTATCCTTCACCTCGCCACACGATCCAAGAACTCCACCTGAACCCTTTGCGAGTTGGTATCATCCAGATTCAATCTCTCTACCACCCAATTATTTGCCAGAGCATCCCTTTGATAATGGTGAGTTGAAGGTTCGGGACGAGATGCTTCGGGAGCACCCTCGAACTGAAATGATCGCACGTGAGGAACTCGCGCTTTATTACGGAATGATCAGTGAGCTGGATGCCCAGATCGGGCGCATTATCGATGCACTAGAAGAAAATGGACAACTGGAAAACACCCTCATTGTGATGGCAGGGGACAATGGGCTGGCGGTTGGTAGCCACGGCCTTCTGGGAAAACAAAATCTTTATGAGCACAGCATGCGGGTACCGCTCATCATCGCAGGCCCTGGGATTCCCGCAAATGAACAGCGAAGTCAGTTAGTCTACGTTTTCGACATTTTCCCAACTATTGCGGAATATCTGAGCCTCCCCTTGCCCCCAACCGTTGAGGGGGAAAGCCTACGGCCCATAATTGAGGACTCCCAGTTGCCGGGACGTCAGGCAGCATTTTATGCGTATCGGGATCTTCAGCGTGGAGTGCGCACGGCAGATGGGTGGAAGCATATCCAGTATCAGGTAGATGGAGTCCACACCGAACAGCTCTTCGATCTGAACACGGATCCGTACGAGACGGAAAACCTGACAGCAGATTCCACACACGGATCGAAGCTTTCCGAGATTCGCGAGTTGCTCAAACAGGAAAGTGCAAGATGGTCTGACCCCCTGGATCTGACCGTCCCCAATTGGTAG